Proteins from a genomic interval of Cognatishimia sp. WU-CL00825:
- a CDS encoding LysR substrate-binding domain-containing protein, with product MQTPNDLPSFSIMRCFEAAAKNQSFTAAADELGLTQGAVSRQVKDLEEQLGLALFTRAGRGVRLTRAGEALATNLARDLSKLRNTILQAVSAGQAQELLSIAVPPTFASRWMIPRLRDFTKAYPNLETMLISHSEPFDLQQRSVDLAIHFGHDDWPGAQLTPLCPENLVVVASPELIRSNPQNRQADILNLPLLHISSRPHLWSQFQTSLGLDGPNTRRGSYFDQFSLVISAAIHALGAAILPTYLIENELASGALLPLAPVADQSGQNYYMVTPLGERSAKTQAFMRWLKANVKNRPA from the coding sequence ATGCAGACCCCTAACGATCTCCCAAGTTTTTCGATCATGCGGTGTTTTGAAGCCGCAGCAAAAAACCAAAGCTTTACTGCTGCTGCTGATGAATTGGGGCTCACGCAGGGGGCAGTAAGTCGTCAGGTCAAAGACCTCGAAGAACAATTGGGGCTTGCCCTGTTCACCCGTGCTGGGCGCGGCGTGCGACTGACCCGCGCGGGCGAGGCGCTGGCAACCAACCTGGCGCGCGATCTAAGCAAGCTGCGCAATACCATATTGCAAGCCGTTTCTGCCGGCCAAGCTCAAGAGCTTCTCTCGATCGCTGTGCCGCCCACCTTTGCCTCACGCTGGATGATCCCGCGGTTGCGTGATTTTACCAAGGCGTATCCCAATCTTGAAACCATGCTGATCAGCCATTCAGAGCCCTTTGACTTACAGCAGCGCTCGGTGGATTTGGCCATTCACTTTGGTCATGACGACTGGCCCGGCGCGCAGCTGACGCCGCTTTGCCCCGAAAACCTGGTTGTGGTGGCCTCGCCTGAATTGATCCGGTCCAACCCACAGAACAGGCAGGCTGATATTCTTAATTTGCCACTGCTGCATATCTCATCTCGGCCACATCTTTGGTCGCAGTTTCAAACTTCGCTGGGGCTTGATGGGCCAAACACCCGCAGGGGCAGCTACTTTGATCAGTTCTCGCTGGTGATTTCTGCCGCCATTCATGCGTTGGGCGCGGCGATCTTGCCGACATATCTGATCGAAAATGAGCTGGCCTCTGGGGCTTTGCTGCCGCTTGCGCCGGTGGCTGATCAATCCGGGCAAAACTATTATATGGTAACGCCGCTCGGTGAGCGGTCAGCCAAAACACAAGCCTTTATGCGCTGGCTAAAAGCCAACGTAAAAAACCGCCCCGCGTGA